Part of the Sphaerochaeta associata genome is shown below.
GTAATATCCTCAAGCACTTTCATGTACACTTGAATTTTCATTGCTTCAATTGTACTAGTTCCATCAAAATAATTATTTATTCCAATTAATTTTAGTCGATTATTATCAGTAAGCCACACTCCTGAACCGCTCATTCCACTTGGATGTGGAATATTACTATCGCTCCAATCTTCAGGGTATCTAATAAATATCTTGATTTGATTAATGCGTCTAGCATCATACTTCATTGTATTGTTCAATTTTGCTTTGCCATATAATAAGGTATATTTTACTTCACTACTTTTAGGAACAAAATGGGATCTGGAAGAAGGGTACCCCAAAAGGAAAACTTCCTCTATTTCTTTGAGGTTTGGAAACGCAATCATGTTCC
Proteins encoded:
- a CDS encoding S1 family peptidase, with amino-acid sequence MKERIETYTLPILKEIENEDGQDQAQYEGSGVLYTHEGQSYILTAYHVLEEFGTEWGFHIPSGEEMININGNLTYNKNLDIAIFKIDESDVCKFKNYKFITRNMIAFPNLKEIEEVFLLGYPSSRSHFVPKSSEVKYTLLYGKAKLNNTMKYDARRINQIKIFIRYPEDWSDSNIPHPSGMSGSGVWLTDNNRLKLIGINNYFDGTSTIEAMKIQVYMKVLEDITNKN